A window of the Cannabis sativa cultivar Pink pepper isolate KNU-18-1 chromosome X, ASM2916894v1, whole genome shotgun sequence genome harbors these coding sequences:
- the LOC133031760 gene encoding putative pumilio homolog 7, chloroplastic isoform X1 has protein sequence MNSERESENSMRGIFNPPPSSYLNHQQHHNRLVRSSSMSRASKQTQYSPSNPFSNGHGFDFSDDAGSYSTPFEESKYPRRSTTTGYSRELLSNPDASYSQTKEKLLNDLGLSESFCRMHISSEEGIRNRGFDRDPDGIVLGNASFGGAAIPCNDPFGFEAFRSSKSAVPISSDGDKRFKPGSPLTHIHSTSRSFGPTPSFNGNPMIHMMGQTQEQNVDALLQPHGNDSNRGKNLTDSFSSTSRFLEPKLKENMRNSLYNTLMMEEWTKAKPRGEIPQVFRREQCAGEFKGFIFEDSFIIEGKCLSGNKVSSSKDSQLHFPAVLSSLDKLKDYIYCIAKDQYGCRTLQTLFEQGTSRDVQIIFDGVIDHVVELSINPFGNYLIQKLLDVCCKQQKLQIAVVLTQKPGQLVDISLDAHGSRVVQKLIENAEDRDLIELIMSAIEPGFLLLAKDLNGNHVVQRCLQCFSSEHNEHIFHDAVKYCIDIATHRQGCCVLQRCLSRAPEKHLDKLVTEITNNALFLAQDPYGNYVIQFIIGLRLPSANAKLASQFRGNYEYLSMHKFSSHVVEKCLKHFDEIRPSIIYELLSVSQFDQLLEHPFANYVIRYALEITKDMGALHESILSAVQPYVLLQTRPFCKKIFSRSPLKK, from the exons atgaatagtgaaAGAGAGTCTGAAAACTCAATGCGTGGAATCTTCAATCCACCACCATCATCATATTTGAATCATCAACAACACCATAACCGTTTGGTCAGAAGCTCATCAATGAGTAGAGCTTCTAAGCAAACCCAGTACTCTCCTTCAAACCCCTTCTCAAATGGCCATGGGTTTGATTTCTCTGACGACGCTGGTTCATATTCAACCCCATTTGAGGAGTCTAAGTATCCCAGACGGAGTACTACTACTGGTTACTCGAGGGAATTGTTGTCCAACCCCGACGCTTCTTATTCTCAAACCAAAGAGAAGCTGCTTAATGATCTGGGATTATCTGAAAGTTTCTGTAGAATGCATATTAGCAGTGAGGAAGGAATCAGAAACAGGGGATTTGATAGAGACCCAGATGGAATTGTTCTTGGTAATGCTTCTTTTGGGGGAGCAGCCATCCCTTGTAATGACCCTTTTGGCTTTGAAGCTTTCCGATCATCTAAGAGTGCTGTTCCGATCAGTTCTGACGGTGATAAAAGGTTTAAACCAGGGTCTCCTCTCACTCATATCCATTCTACTTCAAGGAGCTTTGGTCCCACTCCCAGTTTCAATGGCAATCCAATGATTCATATGATGGGCCAAACACAGGAACAAAAtgttgatgctctgctacaaccACATGGAAATGACTCTAATAGAGGTAAGAATCTCACAGACTCATTTAGCTCCACCTCTCGTTTCCTGGAACCCAAACTAAAAGAGAATATGAGAAATTCATTGTATAATACTTTAATGATGGAAGAATGGACGAAAGCAAAACCAAGAGGTGAGATTCCACAAGTTTTCAGGCGTGAACAATGTGCAGGGGAGTTTAAGGGTTTTATTTTTGAAGACAGTTTCATCATAGAAGGAAAGTGTTTGAGTGGAAATAAAGTGAGTTCGAGTAAAGATTCACAGCTGCACTTTCCGGCAGTATTATCTTCATTAGATAAGCTGAAGGATTACATATACTGCATAGCTAAGGATCAATATGGTTGCCGGACCTTGCAAACGTTGTTTGAACAGGGAACAAGTCGAGATGTGCAAATAATATTTGATGGAGTAATTGATCATGTTGTGGAGCTCTCCATCAACCCTTTTGGAAATTACCTTATACAGAAGCTTTTGGATGTTTGTTGTAAACAACAAAAACTACAGATTGCGGTTGTGTTAACCCAAAAACCAGGACAGCTTGTTGACATTTCTCTAGATGCACATGG CTCGCGTGTGGTACAGAAGTTGATTGAGAATGCTGAAGATAGAGATCTTATAGAGTTGATTATGTCAGCCATCGAACCTGGTTTCCTTCTTCTTGCTAAAGATTTAAATGGAAATCATGTTGTGCAGCGTTGTTTGCAATGCTTTAGTAGTGAACACAATGAG CATATATTTCACGATGCTGTGAAGTATTGTATAGATATTGCAACTCATCGGCAAGGATGTTGTGTACTGCAGCGGTGCCTTTCACGTGCCCCGGAAAAGCATCTAGATAAGTTAGTGACGGAAATTACTAACAATGCACTTTTCCTTGCTCAAGATCCTTATGG GaattatgttattcagtttaTCATAGGGCTAAGGCTTCCATCTGCCAATGCCAAATTGGCTTCTCAGTTTAGAGGGAACTATGAGTACCTCTCAATGCATAAATTTAGCAGTCATGTGGTTGAAAAATGTCTAAAGCATTTCGATGAGATTCGTCCAAGCATCATCTATGAATTGCTCTCAGTTTCTCAATTTGATCAGTTGTTGGAACATCCTTTCGCTAACTATGTCATTCGATATGCTCTCGAAATTACGAAG GACATGGGCGCTCTTCATGAGTCCATCCTCAGTGCAGTTCAGCCTTACGTGTTGCTACAAACCAGACCATTCTGCAAGAAGATTTTCTCCAGAAGCCCACTGAAGAAATGA
- the LOC133031759 gene encoding MDIS1-interacting receptor like kinase 2-like produces the protein MDKKRLSLLFLVLFLWSSSMNLTLGSTSKEVDALLKWKASLKTPNNSAFYSWTIDLPAAKSINSSENSPCNWFGVFCNTEKSVITINLTNSGLQGTLHQFSFSSFSNLSSLNLSSNELYSAIPPEIINLSKLVFLDLTDNKFSGKIPPGIGNLTNLKTLFLTKNQLSGSIPQELRNLKSLSQLSLDSNNLSGLIPPSLGDLTNLTLLALSTNNLSGPIPQELGNLKSILYLFLNANKLNGSIPFSFSGLRKLRMLCLHRNQLSGSVPQEIENLLELTSLDLDTNQFSGYLPENLCKSGVLRGFSAFDNHFIGPIPKYFRNCTTLYKLRIQGNRFLGNITEVFGVYPNLSYIDISRNKFYGEISQDWKQSKNLTVMKMADNNITGTIPSEIGSLKQLAELDLSSNNLVGLIPKQLGNLTSLLNMRLNDNQLSGGIPSEFMSLTNLNHLDLSSNNLNNSIPGFFGVFLRANYVNLSSNKFSQEIPVQFGNLVHLSQLDLSYNSLEGEIPWQMSKMQSLESLNLSHNSLSGSIPTTFDGMLGLLNIDISYNKLHGPVPNITVFRTAPKEALEGNMGLCANFGSLEPCPGSSRIEPNPALIAVPVVGAYLLIVVVCLIAIVIGRKYKTKSNEEEEEEERDENQDGEVVFSVLNYDRRKLYKEIIRATNNFDPRFFIGEGGCGRVYKAKLSLPNTDIVAVKKLHSPAEGQRRLIGKELLNEIRALVEIRHRNIVKFYGFCLHKRESFLVYEYVERGSLGSMLRSEEGAKELDWDKRVKIVRGVAHALDYMHHGCSIPIVHRDISSNNVLVDSEFEARVSDFGTAKLLNPDSSNWTSLAGTFGYVAPELAYTMKISEKCDVYSFGVLALEVMMGKQPGDFISTLYASSSLELENKQKLVMKIMQVLDQRPQPPLPNLEIQLTTIATLVISCLQYDPNSRPPMNIISKILSTQSIIHL, from the exons ATGGACAAGAAAAGATTGTCTTTGCTTTTCTTAGTTCTGTTTCTTTGGTCTTCATCAATGAACTTGACTTTAGGTTCAACTTCTAAAGAAGTAGATGCCCTTCTCAAATGGAAAGCTAGCTTGAAAACACCAAATAACTCTGCCTTCTACTCATGGACAATTGATCTCCCCGCTGCTAAATCCATCAACAGTTCTGAAAATTCTCCATGCAATTGGTTTGGTGTTTTTTGCAACACTGAAAAAAGTGTCATCACTATAAACCTTACCAACTCTGGTTTACAAGGTACACTGCACCAATTCTCATTCTCCTCTTTTAGTAATCTTTCAAGTTTGAATCTCAGCAGTAATGAACTCTATAGTGCCATCCCACCTGAAATCATTAATCTTTCAAAATTAGTCTTTCTTGATCTGACAGATAATAAATTTTCTGGGAAAATCCCACCTGGGATAGGTAACTTGACCAATCTTAAGACCTTGTTCCTCACTAAAAATCAGTTAAGTGGCTCAATTCCTCAAGAACTAAGAAACTTAAAATCTCTTTCCCAGTTAAGCCTCGACTCGAATAATCTTTCGGGCTTGATCCCTCCATCACTAGGTGATCTAACAAACCTCACTCTCCTTGCACTATCCACTAACAACCTTTCTGGTCCCATTCCACAAGAGTTGGGAAATTTGAAATCAATactttatctatttttgaaCGCAAATAAACTCAACGGCTCTATTCCATTCTCATTTAGTGGCCTTAGAAAGTTAAGAATGCTATGTCTTCACCGAAACCAGCTTTCGGGTTCTGTccctcaagagatagagaacCTCTTAGAGTTAACTTCTCTTGACTTGGACACTAACCAATTCAGTGGTTACTTGCCTGAAAACCTTTGTAAAAGTGGAGTTCTTCGAGGCTTTTCAGCATTTGACAACCATTTCATTGGTCCAATCCCCAAATACTTTAGGAACTGTACTACTTTGTACAAGCTTCGTATACAAGGCAATCGATTCCTTGGCAACATAACTGAGGTCTTTGGAGTCTATCCAAACTTGTCTTACATAGATATAAGCCGTAATAAGTTTTATGGAGAGATTTCACAAGACTGGAAACAGAGCAAAAATCTCACTGTTATGAAAATGGCAGACAACAACATTACTGGCACTATACCATCTGAGATTGGTAGCTTAAAACAGCTAGCTGAACTTGATCTCTCCTCAAATAATTTAGTTGGGTTGATCCCAAAACAGCTTGGAAATCTTACTTCTTTGCTGAATATGAGACTAAACGACAATCAACTCTCTGGTGGTATACCCTCTGAGTTTATGTCACTGACAAATCTTAATCATCTTGACTTGTCATCCAACAACTTGAACAACTCAATTCCTGGATTCTTTGGTGTTTTCTTGAGAGCCAATTATGTCAACTTGAGCAGCAACAAGTTTAGTCAAGAAATCCCTGTCCAGTTTGGTAACTTAGTCCATCTTTCTCAGCTAGATTTGAGTTACAACTCGCTTGAAGGAGAGATACCATGGCAGATGAGCAAAATGCAGAGCTTGGAGAGTCTTAATCTTTCACACAACAGTCTTTCTGGTTCGATCCCAACAACTTTTGACGGCATGTTGGGCTTGTTAAACATTGACATATCTTATAATAAGCTTCATGGTCCGGTTCCTAACATCACAGTTTTTAGAACTGCTCCAAAAGAAGCACTAGAAGGAAATATGGGGTTATGTGCCAACTTTGGAAGCCTTGAGCCTTGTCCAGGTAGCTCAAGAATTGAACCCAATCCAGCTTTAATAGCTGTACCTGTTGTGGGAGCATATCTACTTATAGTTGTTGTCTGCTTAATTGCCATTGTTATTGGAAGAAAGTATAAAACCAAatcaaatgaagaagaagaagaagaagaaagagacgAAAACCAAGATGGGGAAGTAGTTTTTTCGGTACTGAATTATGATAGAAGAAAATTGTACAAAGAAATCATAAGAGCAACCAATAACTTTGACCCGAGATTTTTCATTGGAGAAGGAGGATGTGGAAGGGTCTATAAAGCAAAACTTTCACTACCCAATACAGATATTGTGGCAGTGAAGAAACTTCATTCTCCAGCTGAAGGTCAAAGGAGACTAATTGGGAAGGAATTGTTGAATGAAATAAGAGCGTTGGTAGAGATACGACATAGAAATATTGTTAAGTTTTATGGGTTTTGTTTGCATAAACGAGAGTCGTTTTTGGTGTATGAGTATGTTGAAAGGGGAAGCTTGGGGAGTATGTTGAGGAGTGAAGAGGGTGCGAAGGAGTTGGACTGGGACAAGAGGGTGAAGATCGTTAGAGGCGTGGCTCATGCATTGGATTACATGCACCATGGTTGCTCCATTCCAATTGTTCATCGAGACATATCAAGCAACAATGTGTTGGTGGATTCAGAGTTTGAGGCTCGTGTTTCAGATTTTGGCACTGCCAAGCTTCTAAATCCGGACTCCTCCAATTGGACCTCACTTGCAGGCACCTTTGGATACGTAGCCCCAG AGCTTGCTTACACAATGAAGATAAGTGAGAAATGTGATGTTTATAGTTTTGGGGTGTTGGCATTAGAAGTTATGATGGGGAAGCAGCCAGGAGATTTCATCTCCACTCTCTATGCATCATCGTCATTAGAGTTAGAGAACAAGCAAAAGTTGGTGATGAAGATCATGCAAGTTTTGGACCAACGTCCACAACCACCTTTACCAAATCTTGAGATTCAACTCACAACTATTGCCACTCTCGTAATCTCATGCTTACAATATGACCCAAACTCCAGGCCACCCATGAACATAATTTCTAAGATTTTATCCACCCAATCTATTATTCATCTTTAA
- the LOC133031760 gene encoding putative pumilio homolog 7, chloroplastic isoform X2 has protein sequence MNSERESENSMRGIFNPPPSSYLNHQQHHNRLVRSSSMSRASKQTQYSPSNPFSNGHGFDFSDDAGSYSTPFEESKYPRRSTTTGYSRELLSNPDASYSQTKEKLLNDLGLSESFCRMHISSEEGIRNRGFDRDPDGIVLGNASFGGAAIPCNDPFGFEAFRSSKSAVPISSDGDKRFKPGSPLTHIHSTSRSFGPTPSFNGNPMIHMMGQTQEQNVDALLQPHGNDSNRGKNLTDSFSSTSRFLEPKLKENMRNSLYNTLMMEEWTKAKPRGEIPQVFRREQCAGEFKGFIFEDSFIIEGKCLSGNKVSSSKDSQLHFPAVLSSLDKLKDYIYCIAKDQYGCRTLQTLFEQGTSRDVQIIFDGVIDHVVELSINPFGNYLIQKLLDVCCKQQKLQIAVVLTQKPGQLVDISLDAHGSRVVQKLIENAEDRDLIELIMSAIEPGFLLLAKDLNGNHVVQRCLQCFSSEHNERCLSRAPEKHLDKLVTEITNNALFLAQDPYGNYVIQFIIGLRLPSANAKLASQFRGNYEYLSMHKFSSHVVEKCLKHFDEIRPSIIYELLSVSQFDQLLEHPFANYVIRYALEITKDMGALHESILSAVQPYVLLQTRPFCKKIFSRSPLKK, from the exons atgaatagtgaaAGAGAGTCTGAAAACTCAATGCGTGGAATCTTCAATCCACCACCATCATCATATTTGAATCATCAACAACACCATAACCGTTTGGTCAGAAGCTCATCAATGAGTAGAGCTTCTAAGCAAACCCAGTACTCTCCTTCAAACCCCTTCTCAAATGGCCATGGGTTTGATTTCTCTGACGACGCTGGTTCATATTCAACCCCATTTGAGGAGTCTAAGTATCCCAGACGGAGTACTACTACTGGTTACTCGAGGGAATTGTTGTCCAACCCCGACGCTTCTTATTCTCAAACCAAAGAGAAGCTGCTTAATGATCTGGGATTATCTGAAAGTTTCTGTAGAATGCATATTAGCAGTGAGGAAGGAATCAGAAACAGGGGATTTGATAGAGACCCAGATGGAATTGTTCTTGGTAATGCTTCTTTTGGGGGAGCAGCCATCCCTTGTAATGACCCTTTTGGCTTTGAAGCTTTCCGATCATCTAAGAGTGCTGTTCCGATCAGTTCTGACGGTGATAAAAGGTTTAAACCAGGGTCTCCTCTCACTCATATCCATTCTACTTCAAGGAGCTTTGGTCCCACTCCCAGTTTCAATGGCAATCCAATGATTCATATGATGGGCCAAACACAGGAACAAAAtgttgatgctctgctacaaccACATGGAAATGACTCTAATAGAGGTAAGAATCTCACAGACTCATTTAGCTCCACCTCTCGTTTCCTGGAACCCAAACTAAAAGAGAATATGAGAAATTCATTGTATAATACTTTAATGATGGAAGAATGGACGAAAGCAAAACCAAGAGGTGAGATTCCACAAGTTTTCAGGCGTGAACAATGTGCAGGGGAGTTTAAGGGTTTTATTTTTGAAGACAGTTTCATCATAGAAGGAAAGTGTTTGAGTGGAAATAAAGTGAGTTCGAGTAAAGATTCACAGCTGCACTTTCCGGCAGTATTATCTTCATTAGATAAGCTGAAGGATTACATATACTGCATAGCTAAGGATCAATATGGTTGCCGGACCTTGCAAACGTTGTTTGAACAGGGAACAAGTCGAGATGTGCAAATAATATTTGATGGAGTAATTGATCATGTTGTGGAGCTCTCCATCAACCCTTTTGGAAATTACCTTATACAGAAGCTTTTGGATGTTTGTTGTAAACAACAAAAACTACAGATTGCGGTTGTGTTAACCCAAAAACCAGGACAGCTTGTTGACATTTCTCTAGATGCACATGG CTCGCGTGTGGTACAGAAGTTGATTGAGAATGCTGAAGATAGAGATCTTATAGAGTTGATTATGTCAGCCATCGAACCTGGTTTCCTTCTTCTTGCTAAAGATTTAAATGGAAATCATGTTGTGCAGCGTTGTTTGCAATGCTTTAGTAGTGAACACAATGAG CGGTGCCTTTCACGTGCCCCGGAAAAGCATCTAGATAAGTTAGTGACGGAAATTACTAACAATGCACTTTTCCTTGCTCAAGATCCTTATGG GaattatgttattcagtttaTCATAGGGCTAAGGCTTCCATCTGCCAATGCCAAATTGGCTTCTCAGTTTAGAGGGAACTATGAGTACCTCTCAATGCATAAATTTAGCAGTCATGTGGTTGAAAAATGTCTAAAGCATTTCGATGAGATTCGTCCAAGCATCATCTATGAATTGCTCTCAGTTTCTCAATTTGATCAGTTGTTGGAACATCCTTTCGCTAACTATGTCATTCGATATGCTCTCGAAATTACGAAG GACATGGGCGCTCTTCATGAGTCCATCCTCAGTGCAGTTCAGCCTTACGTGTTGCTACAAACCAGACCATTCTGCAAGAAGATTTTCTCCAGAAGCCCACTGAAGAAATGA
- the LOC133032682 gene encoding uncharacterized protein LOC133032682, translated as MERSTPVRKPHTSTADLLTWSETPPAESPAVASAASRSGARSHQPSDGISKVVFGGQVTEEEFQSLNKRKPCSGYKMKEMTGSGIFVGDGEDEEAEAGNASATPNNKTGIRMYQQAMAGISHISFAEDDNVSPKKPVSLPEVAKQRELSGTLESEDANLKKQLSDAKCKELSGHDIFAPPPEILPRPTTARTLDLRGHIDIGESASPDPAGGQSTVVSADEPLKTAKKIYDKKFNELSGNDIFKGDAAPSSAEKSLSVAKLREISGNDIFADGKVESRDYLGGVRKPPGGESSIALV; from the exons ATGGAGAGGAGCACTCCGGTTAGGAAGCCCCACACATCCACCGCAGATCTGCTTACTTGGTCTGAAACTCCACCGGCTGAATCTCCCGCCGTCGCCTCCGCTGCATCTCGTTCCGGCGCTCGTTCTCACcag CCTTCGGATGGGATCAGCAAGGTGGTTTTTGGAGGTCAAGTGACGGAGGAGGAGTTTCAAAGTTTAAACAAACG GAAACCTTGTTCAGGGTATAAAATGAAAGAGATGACTGGTAGTGGAATATTTGTAGGCGATGGAGAAGATGAGGAAGCAGAAGCTGGTAATGCCAGTGCTACCCCAAATAACAAAACTGGAATACGTATGTACCAG CAAGCGATGGCTGGAATTAGTCACATTTCATTCGCTGAAGATGATAATGTTTCTCCCAAAAAGCCTGTATCACTTCCTGAGGTGGCCAAGCAGCGCGAGCTGAGTGGAACCTTGGAAAGTGAGGATGCAaatttgaagaagcagctttcaGATGCTAAATGCAAGGAGCTTAGTGGACACGACATCTTTGCACCCCCTCCTGAAATTTTGCCGAGGCCTACTACTGCGCGCACCCTGGATTTGAGAGGACACATAGATATTGGAGAATCTGCTTCACCTGAT CCCGCTGGAGGTCAGAGCACTGTAGTTTCTGCTGATGAACCACTGAAAACGGCGAAGAAGATATACGACAAGAAATTTAATGAGCTCTCAGGGAATGACATATTCAAGGGGGATGCTGCCCCATCGTCTGCTGAAAAATCACTAAGCGTGGCAAAACTGCGGGAAATTAGTGGAAATGATATCTTTGCTGATGGGAAGGTAGAGTCTCGAGACTACCTTGGTGGCGTACGCAAACCCCCGGGTGGTGAGAGTAGCATCGCCTTGGTTTAA